A window of Salvia splendens isolate huo1 chromosome 8, SspV2, whole genome shotgun sequence genomic DNA:
TACGAATGAGAGGGAGGGAAAAGATGATAGAAGTAGCAGTATTAGTGGATCGTGGGTTTCACATTATTATCATTATGGTATTAATAGTgtttaaaacttttcattttcaaaataaGTGTAAGTTTGGTGAACGactcaaaatagtaaaattagtcTATATTTTATGGACGAAGATAAATTAATCaaacaatattattttgaaCAAATTGATGTTATGGAATAAAAACGATTGACATTCTATtttaagtataattaaaatcacaTTGATTTATCCAAAACGATATGATTTTATGCCACATCAGTTTCAATTTTAATAATCataaaacaattcaaaatacataattttatttagttttaaaaattatggaATTGTTCAGAATGAAAATCTGTgattaaaatataatcatatgtaccttttaaaaaatagtaaaaatgttGATAATTTGTACATAAAATTTTGTTGGATCTTTTGTACAGTATTACCATTATCCCTTTATTACTCAATAATATATACTCCTTTCATTGGACATGAGTGAAGTAAATATAAGATTAAATAGActaaaaaattatgaacaatctttgaatatttcaaaattcataTTCTTTTATTAAACAATGGAATatttccacattccactaatattGATTATCAAAGGGGCTCTTTTGTTTGACATAATAGAATCGAGAACAATATATTCTCTTGGAATGTCATATAAATGTCTTACTAATATCTTGtttgtttcaaaaattccaTGATATAATAAGACTATGCAATATATATGTGATTAGGTCATGATCTCCTAAGATCATTTCTtaatctaaaaattaaaaaccaatctagaaaattgattagaaaatagGTGATCAAAAACTTAAAAATCAATCTAGATAATTGAATCAGAAAATAGAACATCAATTTCACACATGCTTCACAATTGATCATCAACACTTCCAACTCTTTCCAGGTGAATCAACTACGCCACTATCTGTTTAATATTACTGGAAAGAACAAGAAAATTGGAAGAGGATGATTGATTCACCTAAAAATATATGGCCAATTATTCAGTAATTAGCTAGAAATCTTTTCATGTGATGGACAGAGAAATGAACTACTATAATGGACAATATATTACTGTCTGAGTTTTGCAGAATGCATCGATATGAGATATTATTTACTTTGTGATTCTGGTGGCCTTCTTCAGCTCCTAATCCTATGACTCGAGAAGCCACATAACTTATTCTACGAAACCGAACCCAATAGATGTTTTACCGCCACATCATCTTGAGTCGATGAACTTGGAAATATTGGTCCGATACTTTTCTCCGGTTGGCTGGAATCGTACATTGTGTGCAAATAGCTcactccagctccttgagaaaATCAATGTTATCAACAAAAACCTGCAAAGATTCACAAGATGATTATAAATAGTTAAGCCAGACAAAAATTGCACGCACTTCGTCTAAAACATAGATAAAACTCCATGTGCAAGGACAATACCGTCTTCCAACCATCAGGATCCAGACATGCAGTAATCTTGGTATTGATGCCAGGTAAAGGCCCAGGTTCTCTGGTAACTTTTCCACCGGATAGCTTAACCGCTTCAGCAGTTTTGTAAACATCATCTGTCCCTATTGCTATCTGCAAGATATAGTCACTCAGATGTTAAAACGTTGTCCTTTTAGTTATAACAAAGCAACAGTTGCATAAGATCAAGAATCAGAGGAGAGATAACCTGAGCATAAGCGTTGCCTTTGTCATATTCAGTAACACCATAATTGTATGTCAACTCCATCACAGCATTTTTATCTTCAGGACCATACCCCAGCATCGCAATTGTATACTGCAAGGAAAGTAAGCTCTACTGAGCACACATCGTTGTTGACTACGGGCGATTTAAAGATGAGACTGGCGTGACATGATTCAAGCATTGAATCAGATCAAAGAGTTGGTACAGTggctatattttaatttaatggcCCTCAACAATTTTTTATTGACTGAAAATTGCCTTACATGTGGTTATTTTCAAGTCTTTTTTAGTTCCCTGCATCAGCACACTGGCCCTTGGAACTTAGAGAGAATGAAAATAACAACCATGAAGTATACATACAAAGAAAGCAGTAATCCAATAAGCATTAATCAATAAATTGCATGTACTACCAGCTAGATCTAACGAGAAACTCAATTTTACCTTGTATTCAGGATTGTCTCTCTTGCGAAGAAGCTCCATGCCATAAGCCTATTAAATTGTGGCTCGAATTATATTTTGCAGAGGTGTCAGGAAAGATGAAACACTATGATATATCACCTAAGAATTCATGAACTTGTACTGCACGAGAAGACATAAAATGAATACCTTCTCATAGAATTCAATAGCACGATCAAGATCTCCTACTCTAAGCATAACTTGACATAATGGCTCGGGTGTGGGACCCCTCTCCAAAAGCTCAAACTTGTAACCATCAGGATCTTCTATAAATGCTATCACTGTATTTCCACCTTTGACGGGCCCTGGTTCTCTTGTTACTTTACCACCTTTGGCTTTTATCAAGTCTACAGTTTTTGCTACCTGCATATCCAATGCTATTATGAAGGAATCTTGTAATTTCTTGAAATAACCATACAAACTTGTATGCATGTAAGCGACAGCGAAATTTAGAATATCTAAGAGAATTCTTAAGAGTAACTAAAACCttcattaaaattcaagttGCTTTGGAACAAAAAAGAGTTGACCTTATGTGACAGATTTTATAGTtttgaagataaaataaatggTAGTAACAGATACTATTTGGTAGCCTTTCTACTTTTACTCAAGAATGAGGTGCAACAATTATTGTTAATTTCCAAAATAATATGCAACATGGTAACATAAATTGTGTGAGAACTCACATCCTCCACTGCAATCCCAAAATGGCCAAAACCACTGCCGATATCATATTTGTCAACCCCATAGTCTGAAATATCAACAGATAAAATATTAGTCAGCACTGTGAACAATATATAACAGTGTGCTGTGTGCCTAGAGCCAAAGTTCAAAGCTTATGTATCCAGGCAAGAAATTCTGATGTCAGTCGAAGACTAATTCAGAAATACTGGAAATTTCTTACTGTAAGTGAGTTCAATCACGAAGTGAGAATCTTCAGGCCCATATCCAAGAAATGCATTGGTATATCTTTCTTCTGGTATATCTCGCTTCCGCATCAGTTTCATCCCAAGACACTCTGTGTAGAATCTGTGGCCAACATGTAATTATACTAAGGCATGATGAATAGCCTATCAAATgctatataaaagaaaaatacttTATTGTCCTGTCCATGTCCCCCACGCGGTAAACAACATGAAGCATTCTTCTCTTGTCCTGTTTAACCCACTCTAAAACATTTTCCTGTGTAGTAGCAGTGCTTGCTTGGGTCGTATTTGTATTTCCTGCAACGATTACTGCTCTGCTAGATACATCCTCTTTGAACAGCTTAGATGTTCTAAGCCCAAAAGGTTGCAGCTGTGGAATTACTGGACAAGCATAGAAATCAACACGTAAGACATCCGTTTTTCCAGTCACCAACATCACAGAGTTAAATCAGGATTGAATGATTAATGATGTTGTGATATTGATGGCCAGTGCTAAGAGTTAAGAAAAGCAATCAGTACAGTTCCAGGCATTGATATTATGTTTGGAATTTTCTCTATCAAATAATATTATTCGACCCAGTTTGTATAACCTCTCCTTCGCATTTACTACAGACAACTGAAAATTTACAGAGTCTATTTTGCTAGCATACTGATAATACTAAAAATAACTCAATTCTAATAAAACTTGACGAAGTAAACCATAAAGAACTCAAGGCATGGATGAGGTATATTGAATGTAAATTGTAATTAAACAATGCCATTAAAAGCTAAAGTTCTGATAGGGTCAGGAGGCAAAAATCTTGGTATTGACATAATGACATGTTTCATCTCTTAAAGGGATAGGACACtagaaaccaaaaaaaaaacatgagtTAGAAGAAACTAAAATATGCCTACCAGAAAGCCAGTTAAGTAGCAAAAGATGTAGAGTATTCCTCCGGTCAATAAATACCCCAATTGTTCCCTCACTAGCTGCCTCTGATATTTTAGCAACTGATATTACAAACAAATTTATAAAGTTAGCCCATATTTTTCTCCTAAACACGACAAGAAATGTTATCCGCCCCAGATTGTTGGCTTATCAACAGCAACCACTTCCCTATCCAAAACTGCTCCTTCAAATCCATTAATCAGTGAGACGCACAAAAACTCGATTAACCAAATACACTATCGATTATGATTACTATCGATCCAAATAAGCAGGTATTCGCATAAAATCGGAGCATGAAAACGAGTAATAAAAACTGCATAAATTAGGGGTGGAGAATCAACGAAACGTACCACTGGATAAGTGCAACGAAGCGACCTGACGGCATAGAGTAGGGGAGGAGCGAGGAGTGGGGGAGAATTTGAGAGAGGTGAGCGAGGGTTTAATTGATGATGCCATGGGAACAATCCTGGCCATATCTAGGTCGAAATGAGTAGGGGAGAGAGTGAGGGAAGgaaggaagaggaagaaaaCAAATTTATCGAAGTGAAAGAAGCTCCACTCTGTTAGGAAATGATGgaatatcaaataaaattacatCCTTTTCTCTGTTTTCCAACTAACTAATTTTTAATAGAGcggataaaaaaaaatttctctttTAATTCTAGACTAGATGCTTTGATTTTGGCTATGTTaatgttttcaattttcatatttCTTTCTTGTATTTTATACCTACTGCCTACTTGTTACTAGTATCTCAATATCCTATTTGTGCAATGCATGGTTCATTATATTTCCTTCAAAAATATAATATCAAattgatatttataaaatacttATTAAAATTAACTCATTAATATTGGTTAAAAttctttaaatatataaaaatatgattctTAATCAAGAGTATTTTAGAGTTGTTCTTGACCATCTAAAAGTTCTCGTTCACAAGAAAAAAGTAATTTCGTGTTACGAATGATGATATGCTAAAATCTCTTAttcacaataaaaataatttaagttATGAATGATtttgcttgatttttttttatgattaataCCTTTTAGATTTACTGTTTTGTTAAGATAATAAGATTATATAATCAATCTAATTGAAAATGAGCTCACAAATCAAATAACCATTATATTTAGGAATGTCAATCGGATCAGTCTAGCATACTTCAGGTCAATCCAACTCGAATTGAACTATTCTAAGTTATAAATTTACCTAACCCTCTAAACATTGGAATTTTGGGCTAGCTAATAAGCTAATCAAATTAAAAAGTATTCTTTATATCTCATAACAGATGACTTGGATAATgacagaaaaaagaaaatagtagtattatatttttttaattgaaagagaattttttttctaaaaaagaaacataaaaaAGACAAATGACGTACTTGatgagattttaagaaattaagaATTGAGCAAGCAAACGTCTatgcaaatgcaaatgcaaatgcTACAAGTAAAAGGTCAAAAGGTTGGGCCATAACTGGCGGACTCCtttaggccatctgcaacgctgtcccTTATTTGTCCCTTAatcgtctcttaaattactattcttggaTCTCACTatactttttactccatctcttaactaagggacaaaacctgcaaccctctatctcttatccgtctcttaatcatctcttaaattactattcattcattttcattttttatttttatttccaacaaattcaattaataaaaaacacacttcattaaataaaataaaattacaacataaaataaaaatataacttaaaattcaaaaaataaaaaaaacacataattaaaatcctaaaaaataaaaattacataatttaaaatacaattttatagaaaataaaaaaaaaactacaccGCTggtgaatcatcccccgaaggcggtggaggtgcactgaagccacctggaggcggaatatcaagttgtcttgccataaactcaattccggcaagataggcttggtattggggaggcgtcatgcgggaagtgtccgtcattgtggcggtcatgtacatggacattagggagttcgagggtgccctCGAGCCCGAGccagcctggcttgattcggctcggccgctcctccctctagccgcattcgccgcatttctctcttgcggccgacgacgcccacgggaggacccccaggcatcgtctgtcgtgccctcaacctcctgcgagacaaactcttgtgcggcgctgcccgaacagccctcactagacgagtattggccacccgccgtgtgtttcgtgcgcttcgaggtcgagcctgagctggaccggacaccgccggcccacctttcctcgtctttgacgacctctcaaacatcgacatgtttgaattgtttggcggtgtcgtcgaagtagactcgcaaagccgacctcagaatgtcggctcccgtggctccgctttggtaatgagccgcttcactcttgtagatggcgcagaattttttga
This region includes:
- the LOC121744917 gene encoding probable lactoylglutathione lyase, chloroplastic isoform X2 codes for the protein MARIVPMASSIKPSLTSLKFSPTPRSSPTLCRQVASLHLSSVIPQLQPFGLRTSKLFKEDVSSRAVIVAGNTNTTQASTATTQENVLEWVKQDKRRMLHVVYRVGDMDRTIKFYTECLGMKLMRKRDIPEERYTNAFLGYGPEDSHFVIELTYNYGVDKYDIGSGFGHFGIAVEDVAKTVDLIKAKGGKVTREPGPVKGGNTVIAFIEDPDGYKFELLERGPTPEPLCQVMLRVGDLDRAIEFYEKAYGMELLRKRDNPEYKYTIAMLGYGPEDKNAVMELTYNYGVTEYDKGNAYAQIAIGTDDVYKTAEAVKLSGGKVTREPGPLPGINTKITACLDPDGWKTVFVDNIDFLKELE
- the LOC121744917 gene encoding probable lactoylglutathione lyase, chloroplastic isoform X1; amino-acid sequence: MARIVPMASSIKPSLTSLKFSPTPRSSPTLCRQVASLHLSSVAKISEAASEGTIGVFIDRRNTLHLLLLNWLSVIPQLQPFGLRTSKLFKEDVSSRAVIVAGNTNTTQASTATTQENVLEWVKQDKRRMLHVVYRVGDMDRTIKFYTECLGMKLMRKRDIPEERYTNAFLGYGPEDSHFVIELTYNYGVDKYDIGSGFGHFGIAVEDVAKTVDLIKAKGGKVTREPGPVKGGNTVIAFIEDPDGYKFELLERGPTPEPLCQVMLRVGDLDRAIEFYEKAYGMELLRKRDNPEYKYTIAMLGYGPEDKNAVMELTYNYGVTEYDKGNAYAQIAIGTDDVYKTAEAVKLSGGKVTREPGPLPGINTKITACLDPDGWKTVFVDNIDFLKELE